In Deltaproteobacteria bacterium, one DNA window encodes the following:
- a CDS encoding glycosyltransferase family 2 protein, which translates to MGDGESDLLPTAERDGEMVPVSVYVLTHNNRRTIERCLRSLQWADELIVVDSFSNDGSFEVAKKMAGRVIQRSWPGFREQYQYAADLTRNEWIMFVDADEEVEPELVDEIRRELEQNHGEWDGYICHRRTFYLGRWIAHGGWYPDYEIRLYRRHKGRWMGDLHAKVVVEGRVKHLKHHYLHYTYRDISDQIQTIDRYSRTTAQEMAASGKRSSLPRLLFRPPFRFLKEYLLKGGFRDGVPGLVIAVCTTFYVFVKYAKLWELERTSKFGDKEGQGEGWGGVFPGESS; encoded by the coding sequence GTGGGTGATGGAGAATCTGATCTGCTGCCAACGGCTGAGAGGGATGGAGAGATGGTCCCTGTCTCGGTTTACGTTTTGACACACAACAACAGGCGAACGATTGAGCGGTGTTTGAGGAGCCTCCAGTGGGCGGACGAGTTGATCGTGGTCGATTCCTTCAGCAACGATGGGTCCTTTGAAGTGGCCAAGAAGATGGCGGGCAGAGTTATCCAGAGGAGTTGGCCGGGGTTCCGGGAGCAGTATCAGTACGCCGCGGATCTGACCAGAAATGAGTGGATCATGTTCGTCGATGCAGACGAGGAGGTTGAGCCGGAACTGGTCGATGAGATCCGCCGGGAGCTGGAGCAGAACCACGGCGAATGGGACGGGTACATCTGCCATCGCCGGACGTTCTATCTGGGCCGGTGGATTGCCCATGGGGGGTGGTATCCTGATTATGAGATCCGCCTCTACCGGCGGCACAAGGGCCGCTGGATGGGAGATCTTCATGCCAAGGTGGTTGTGGAGGGCAGAGTGAAGCACCTGAAACACCACTACCTGCACTATACTTACAGGGATATCTCGGACCAGATTCAGACGATCGACCGGTATTCTCGGACAACCGCCCAGGAGATGGCCGCCTCGGGTAAGAGGTCGAGCTTGCCTAGACTCCTCTTCAGGCCCCCCTTCCGTTTCTTGAAGGAGTATCTGCTGAAGGGCGGATTCAGGGACGGGGTGCCGGGGTTGGTCATAGCGGTCTGTACCACCTTCTATGTTTTTGTCAAATACGCAAAACTCTGGGAGCTGGAGAGAACCTCCAAGTTCGGCGATAAAGAAGGGCAGGGGGAGGGATGGGGAGGTGTCTTCCCTGGGGAGTCGTCCTGA
- a CDS encoding glycosyltransferase family 4 protein: MASGKLKIAFVLDRYVPSRGGERYFSWLAGELCKRGHDVHVFAMEIEDAPEAEFQVHSVSALPCPRSLRILSFLVNSARAVGSYDFDIVHGVGESFAMNVFNPHGGVEKAYLRQEFSSVRNRFYFLYKLLKRYLSAYHYLMLWIQKKQYLSDRVRKIIAISEMIKRDIIRYYGVPEEKIAVVLNAVDLKTFHPEARAVFRTPKREELGIDGDTIVLLFAGNNYRLKGLEPLLQALVILREWFADRPFLLLIVGRGRIGRYERMARRLGVSGLTRFLGPVKGMERFYAASDIYVHPTFYDSCSLTVLEALASGLPVVTSRFNGAADAITSERAGRILDDPGDVDDLARSIAYYFDEDRREQARVAARQGMERYSPAYNLEETLRVYYEVAGGRPMGPGA, translated from the coding sequence GTGGCATCCGGGAAACTCAAGATCGCCTTTGTTTTGGACCGGTATGTACCGTCGAGAGGTGGGGAGAGGTACTTCTCCTGGTTGGCCGGGGAACTCTGCAAGAGAGGGCACGACGTCCATGTTTTCGCCATGGAGATCGAAGATGCTCCGGAAGCTGAGTTTCAGGTCCACTCCGTATCTGCCCTGCCGTGTCCCCGGAGTTTGAGGATCCTCTCTTTTCTCGTCAATTCGGCTCGTGCCGTGGGATCTTATGATTTCGACATAGTTCACGGCGTGGGCGAGAGTTTTGCTATGAACGTTTTCAATCCCCACGGGGGCGTGGAGAAGGCCTATCTCAGACAGGAGTTCTCCTCGGTCCGAAACAGGTTCTACTTCTTGTACAAGCTCCTCAAGCGGTACCTTTCCGCCTATCACTACCTCATGCTTTGGATCCAGAAGAAGCAGTATCTGAGTGACCGTGTGAGGAAAATCATCGCCATTTCAGAGATGATCAAGAGGGACATCATTCGGTACTACGGGGTTCCAGAGGAGAAGATTGCGGTGGTACTCAACGCCGTGGACCTGAAGACCTTTCATCCGGAAGCAAGAGCGGTCTTTCGGACGCCGAAGCGGGAAGAACTCGGAATCGATGGGGATACGATCGTCCTCCTTTTCGCGGGAAACAACTATCGCCTCAAGGGACTCGAACCGCTTCTGCAGGCCCTTGTCATTTTGAGAGAGTGGTTTGCAGACAGGCCGTTCTTGTTGCTCATCGTGGGCAGGGGGCGGATCGGCCGCTACGAGAGGATGGCCCGGAGACTGGGTGTTTCGGGCCTTACCCGCTTTCTGGGACCCGTAAAGGGCATGGAACGGTTCTATGCGGCCAGTGACATCTATGTCCACCCCACCTTCTACGACTCCTGCTCGCTTACGGTCCTGGAGGCATTGGCGAGCGGGCTTCCGGTGGTCACCTCGAGATTCAACGGTGCCGCCGACGCCATCACGTCTGAAAGGGCAGGCAGGATTCTCGACGATCCGGGCGATGTGGACGATCTGGCCCGATCGATCGCCTACTATTTTGACGAGGACCGCCGCGAGCAGGCAAGAGTCGCCGCAAGACAGGGGATGGAGAGATACTCGCCCGCCTACAATCTCGAGGAGACCCTGAGGGTCTATTACGAGGTCGCAGGGGGGCGGCCGATGGGGCCGGGCGCATGA
- a CDS encoding glycosyltransferase family 4 protein, with the protein MKILHLFSDWKWTGPAEPTVLLCEALQKRGHQVTLAYRASPFEGTDGISRRVGARSFTATERFSLRPLKKGYMPFALAYSLGDLVSLRRFIDQERFDIVNVHHSHDHILGGLAARISQTRPVVIRTDHKRDSIAPSPGNRLLVSKLTDGILTFSERAEKIDAANFSLPPERVGRAGVALELEKYDPKGRFRNMREDFNLGERDLVIGMVARFQKYRRTDVFLTALAALVKEFPRVKALLVGRSGQIRDSVIEPTRRLGLDASVVMAGYQTDNYLDTLAAMDIFVFLMAGSDGTARALREAMAMAKPAVVARRGMLPELVEDGETGFVVEDTPDNLLAALRKLILDENLRDRMGRAARSKALREFRLDKQAIEVEGFYERVLRMGPRAGEGQGSRGRN; encoded by the coding sequence ATGAAGATACTCCACTTGTTCAGTGACTGGAAGTGGACCGGCCCTGCAGAACCGACCGTCCTGCTCTGTGAAGCTCTGCAGAAAAGGGGTCACCAGGTTACTCTCGCCTATCGTGCTTCCCCTTTTGAAGGTACGGACGGCATCTCCAGGAGGGTCGGGGCCAGGAGTTTCACGGCCACGGAGCGGTTCAGCCTCCGCCCTTTAAAAAAGGGATACATGCCCTTTGCCCTGGCCTACAGCCTCGGGGATCTCGTGTCTCTGCGGAGGTTCATCGACCAGGAGAGATTTGATATCGTCAATGTCCATCATTCCCATGACCATATTCTGGGCGGCCTGGCAGCACGCATCTCGCAAACAAGGCCTGTGGTTATCCGAACCGATCACAAGCGGGACTCCATTGCTCCGTCTCCGGGAAACCGGCTGCTCGTGTCGAAACTCACGGATGGGATCCTGACTTTTTCGGAGAGGGCCGAGAAGATAGATGCGGCGAATTTCTCTCTTCCTCCTGAGAGGGTTGGCAGGGCGGGTGTCGCCCTGGAGCTTGAGAAGTATGATCCCAAGGGACGTTTCCGAAACATGCGGGAGGACTTCAACCTCGGTGAGAGGGATCTGGTTATCGGTATGGTGGCCCGCTTTCAGAAGTACCGGAGAACCGATGTTTTTCTCACGGCACTGGCCGCCTTGGTAAAGGAATTTCCCCGTGTAAAGGCTCTTCTTGTGGGGAGGAGCGGCCAGATCAGGGATAGCGTGATCGAACCCACGCGCCGCCTGGGACTCGATGCAAGTGTGGTCATGGCCGGCTACCAGACAGATAACTATCTCGACACCCTGGCGGCCATGGACATATTCGTCTTTCTCATGGCAGGTTCGGACGGAACCGCACGGGCCCTTCGAGAAGCCATGGCCATGGCGAAACCCGCGGTCGTGGCCAGGCGAGGGATGCTTCCAGAGCTTGTCGAGGACGGAGAGACGGGCTTTGTGGTCGAAGACACTCCAGACAATCTACTGGCTGCCCTCCGCAAGTTGATTTTGGACGAGAATCTCAGAGACAGGATGGGGCGGGCGGCCCGGTCCAAAGCACTGAGGGAGTTTCGGCTGGACAAGCAGGCAATCGAGGTGGAGGGCTTCTACGAGAGGGTGCTGCGGATGGGACCCAGGGCGGGTGAGGGGCAAGGGAGTCGTGGGAGAAATTGA
- a CDS encoding glycosyltransferase, with product MGEIESQKVRVSVIIPTYNRADLLKEAIDSVLEQTWREFEVIVVDDGSTDATGDAVRPYGGRVRYVYKENGGPSSARNVGIREAKGTYVAFLDSDDLWEPEKLKVQMGFMLEHPEVKLTCTDSSLIGSGGKRERRLSRDLVGNLFPLLYSNSFVRTSTVVMARECFQEIGYFDERYRSAEDYDLWLRVARRYPIAYLSRPLVRYRKQEDNVSRDKLTLRLNALQILDSHYDPRVIPPSRYRMRISDLEIYCGRAYLRGGDLGKAREAFGRSWRLTPFRFRPFRYWLGAWLKASGKP from the coding sequence GTGGGAGAAATTGAGAGCCAGAAGGTGAGGGTGAGTGTCATCATCCCCACTTACAACCGGGCCGACCTTTTGAAAGAGGCTATCGACTCGGTTCTCGAACAGACATGGAGGGAGTTCGAGGTCATTGTCGTGGATGACGGTTCCACGGACGCCACCGGTGATGCGGTCAGGCCCTACGGCGGCCGTGTAAGATATGTCTACAAGGAGAACGGAGGCCCCTCGTCTGCCCGGAACGTGGGGATAAGGGAGGCAAAAGGAACCTATGTGGCCTTCCTCGATTCCGACGACCTCTGGGAACCTGAGAAGCTGAAAGTCCAGATGGGCTTCATGCTGGAGCACCCGGAGGTCAAGCTCACCTGCACGGATTCCAGTCTCATCGGTTCTGGCGGGAAGAGGGAGAGAAGGCTCAGCCGGGACCTTGTGGGGAATCTGTTTCCCCTTCTCTATTCGAACAGCTTTGTCAGAACCTCGACGGTCGTGATGGCGAGGGAGTGCTTCCAGGAGATCGGGTATTTTGATGAGCGGTACCGGAGCGCGGAGGACTACGACCTGTGGCTCCGGGTGGCCAGGCGGTATCCCATCGCCTATCTCAGCCGGCCTCTGGTTCGCTACAGGAAGCAGGAGGACAATGTCAGCCGCGATAAGCTCACCCTGAGGCTGAATGCACTCCAGATCCTGGATTCCCACTACGATCCGCGGGTGATACCGCCATCGAGGTACCGGATGAGGATATCGGATCTCGAGATATACTGTGGCCGGGCATACCTGCGGGGGGGTGATCTCGGGAAGGCCCGAGAAGCCTTCGGCAGATCGTGGCGGCTCACACCCTTCCGATTTCGGCCGTTTCGATACTGGTTGGGGGCATGGCTCAAGGCCTCCGGAAAACCATGA
- a CDS encoding glycosyltransferase family 4 protein — protein sequence MAQGLRKTMNLYVLMHRSFAPRYRIPQFIPFLRARGIETDLVRLPAGLVGRWSRFTRADRYDAVLLERRLIQPWELGLLRRRSRRLVFDFDDAIMYRSSRWGKPESGSRMGKFRRIVESCDMVFAGNSFLREVAMRFTTGDRVFVIPTVVDLSRYAVREYGESAGEVTIGWIGSSGTIQYLQGILPALEEVARKKPRVSLKIVCDRFLDSPSIRIVKKSWAEDQEVGDLQSFDIGIMPLTDDPWAQGKCGLKIVQYLAVGVPVVCSPVGMNRDIVRDGSNGFWAKTNREWVEKLCTLAEDPGLREKMGLEGRRIVEGGYSLQAVGERLVRLLDGLVKDKSHPGPIPRG from the coding sequence ATGGCTCAAGGCCTCCGGAAAACCATGAACCTCTATGTATTGATGCACCGGTCTTTTGCCCCGCGATACAGGATTCCCCAGTTCATCCCCTTTCTAAGGGCGAGGGGGATCGAGACCGATCTGGTTCGACTCCCGGCCGGGCTGGTAGGCCGGTGGAGTCGGTTCACCCGGGCCGACCGGTACGACGCCGTTCTGTTGGAGAGAAGGCTGATCCAACCCTGGGAACTGGGCCTTCTCAGGAGGCGGTCTCGGAGACTGGTCTTCGACTTCGATGATGCGATCATGTACCGTTCTTCCCGTTGGGGGAAACCCGAGTCCGGCAGCAGGATGGGAAAATTCAGGCGAATCGTGGAATCCTGTGATATGGTCTTCGCAGGAAACAGCTTCCTGAGGGAAGTGGCCATGAGGTTCACCACCGGGGACCGCGTCTTTGTCATCCCCACCGTGGTCGATCTGTCGCGCTATGCCGTGAGAGAATACGGGGAGTCGGCAGGAGAGGTGACTATCGGCTGGATCGGAAGCAGCGGGACGATCCAATACCTCCAGGGGATCCTCCCGGCCCTCGAGGAGGTGGCAAGAAAAAAACCTCGGGTCTCTCTCAAGATTGTTTGCGACCGGTTCCTTGACAGTCCCTCGATCAGGATCGTCAAGAAATCCTGGGCCGAGGATCAAGAGGTGGGAGACCTCCAGAGCTTCGACATAGGTATCATGCCATTGACCGATGACCCGTGGGCTCAAGGCAAATGTGGTCTGAAGATCGTCCAGTATCTGGCTGTGGGGGTTCCCGTGGTCTGTTCCCCTGTGGGAATGAACCGGGATATCGTGAGGGACGGGTCGAACGGTTTCTGGGCGAAAACGAACAGGGAGTGGGTGGAGAAGCTGTGTACTCTGGCGGAGGATCCCGGGCTGAGGGAGAAGATGGGGCTTGAGGGGCGGAGGATTGTGGAGGGGGGGTACAGCCTCCAGGCAGTGGGAGAGAGGCTGGTGAGACTCCTGGACGGATTGGTCAAGGACAAGAGCCACCCTGGACCGATCCCCAGGGGGTGA
- a CDS encoding glycosyltransferase family 2 protein, which translates to MELSVIIVNWNTRDLVLECLRSLYRDTSGLSTEVLVVDNGSCDGSAESIRAAFPGVILIENSRNLGFARAGNQGLARSRGRYILFLNTDGLVQEGAVRLLLDFMEATPRAAIVGPQLLNPDGSKQNSFDNFPTLISEGLNKSLLRLLFPARYPSKRLSFSSPVEVESAIGACLMVRRDAIDDVGPMDEDYFFFMEETDWCFRMRQRGWKVYLVPQARVIHLQGRTAGRVKARARVEYYRSRYLFFKKNRGELQAGALRVILFLKLSVALPAQGLICFLTLFLGKRARRKLAVTWTLFLWHVRLCPEKPGLKEYA; encoded by the coding sequence ATGGAGCTTTCCGTGATCATAGTGAACTGGAACACCCGCGACCTCGTCCTGGAGTGTCTCCGATCCCTGTACAGGGACACAAGTGGTCTCTCCACAGAGGTATTGGTCGTAGACAACGGGTCTTGCGACGGAAGCGCTGAATCCATAAGGGCGGCATTTCCCGGGGTCATCCTGATCGAGAACAGCAGAAACCTAGGATTTGCCAGGGCAGGCAATCAGGGTCTGGCACGTTCCCGGGGGCGATACATCCTTTTTCTCAACACGGACGGCCTTGTTCAGGAAGGTGCTGTTCGTCTTCTCCTGGACTTCATGGAGGCCACACCCCGGGCGGCGATCGTGGGGCCCCAGCTTCTCAATCCCGACGGGAGCAAACAGAACTCCTTTGACAATTTCCCGACTCTCATCTCCGAGGGGCTCAACAAGAGCCTCCTGAGACTGCTTTTCCCAGCCCGGTATCCAAGCAAGCGGCTCTCCTTCTCCTCACCCGTAGAGGTGGAATCGGCGATCGGTGCCTGCCTTATGGTGCGACGGGATGCGATCGACGACGTGGGCCCCATGGATGAGGATTACTTCTTTTTCATGGAGGAGACAGACTGGTGCTTCCGGATGAGGCAGAGAGGGTGGAAGGTCTATCTCGTACCCCAGGCCAGGGTGATCCACCTCCAGGGGCGGACTGCGGGGAGAGTGAAAGCCCGGGCCAGGGTTGAATACTACCGGTCCAGATATCTTTTCTTCAAGAAGAACCGTGGGGAGCTCCAGGCTGGAGCCCTCCGGGTCATCCTTTTTTTGAAGTTGTCCGTGGCACTGCCGGCCCAGGGTCTTATCTGTTTCTTGACGCTTTTTCTGGGCAAAAGGGCCCGCCGGAAGCTGGCCGTTACCTGGACTCTTTTCCTGTGGCATGTGAGATTGTGCCCGGAGAAGCCCGGGCTCAAGGAATATGCATGA
- a CDS encoding alkaline phosphatase family protein has protein sequence MAIVTESGIGKHRVFVLGIDGVPFSLIKALTEKNLLPHLRSILSQGSLRRMNSVLPCVSSVAWASYMTGVNPGRHNIFGFIDRMPRTMEMYIPTSRYMAAETLWERLSRNGKKVVVINVPGTYPPRAVNGLLIAGFLCANIDKISYPREIAQELKAMGYRIDIDSWKARRSRDDFLAEVNDALDKRFAAAFTMMNRLDWDFFQLHIMGTDRINHFLWKQWEDGDPVYSPLFLEFYQKLDRYVGALVEGIGVGTELVILSDHGFCELKREVFLNHWLQQEGFLKMRRESEALADIHPESRAYTLYPGRVYVNLKGREATGTVTEGREYERTREDLTEGLLGIRDPEGGNPIIRAVLKREEVYTGPYLASAPDLVAIPADGYDLKGSFGKPAFTMRSEVTGMHTYDEAFLFVRDREIHKEDNGFAIMDAYSVVLKLAGVERPADVEAEDLI, from the coding sequence TTGGCGATTGTAACGGAATCCGGAATCGGGAAGCATCGGGTTTTTGTCCTGGGAATCGACGGCGTTCCCTTCTCCTTGATCAAGGCTCTGACCGAGAAGAATCTCCTCCCTCACCTCAGATCGATCCTGTCCCAGGGATCGCTGAGGAGGATGAACTCCGTGCTGCCGTGTGTCTCTTCGGTTGCATGGGCCTCTTACATGACCGGGGTCAACCCGGGCCGACACAACATTTTCGGCTTCATCGACAGGATGCCCCGGACCATGGAAATGTACATCCCAACCTCCAGATACATGGCTGCAGAAACCCTCTGGGAAAGGCTGAGCAGAAACGGGAAGAAGGTGGTGGTCATCAACGTCCCCGGGACCTATCCCCCCCGGGCGGTCAATGGCCTGCTGATTGCAGGATTCTTATGTGCCAACATCGACAAGATTTCCTACCCGAGGGAGATAGCCCAGGAGCTGAAGGCCATGGGATACCGCATAGACATCGATTCCTGGAAGGCGAGAAGATCGAGGGACGATTTCCTGGCCGAGGTCAACGATGCCCTGGACAAACGATTTGCGGCTGCCTTCACCATGATGAACCGGCTTGATTGGGACTTCTTCCAGCTCCATATCATGGGAACAGACCGGATCAACCATTTTCTCTGGAAGCAGTGGGAGGACGGGGATCCCGTCTACTCCCCCCTTTTCCTCGAGTTCTACCAGAAGCTCGACCGCTATGTAGGGGCTCTCGTGGAGGGGATCGGGGTCGGGACAGAGCTGGTGATTCTGTCTGACCACGGCTTCTGCGAACTGAAACGGGAGGTTTTTCTGAACCATTGGCTCCAGCAAGAGGGTTTTCTAAAGATGCGCAGGGAGTCCGAGGCGCTCGCAGATATCCATCCCGAGTCGCGGGCCTACACCCTCTATCCGGGTAGAGTCTATGTGAACCTGAAAGGACGCGAGGCAACCGGGACCGTGACAGAGGGAAGGGAGTACGAAAGGACAAGGGAGGACCTGACCGAGGGCCTCCTCGGGATTCGTGATCCAGAGGGGGGCAACCCTATCATCCGAGCCGTGCTGAAGAGGGAAGAGGTCTATACTGGCCCGTATCTGGCTTCGGCTCCGGATCTGGTGGCGATACCTGCAGACGGCTACGACCTGAAGGGGAGTTTTGGCAAGCCTGCATTCACCATGCGGAGTGAGGTGACCGGCATGCACACCTATGACGAGGCATTCCTCTTCGTCAGGGACCGGGAAATCCACAAGGAGGACAACGGGTTTGCAATCATGGACGCCTATTCCGTTGTCCTGAAACTCGCAGGTGTAGAGAGGCCGGCGGACGTTGAAGCCGAGGACCTGATTTGA
- a CDS encoding Gfo/Idh/MocA family oxidoreductase yields MRNIAVVGCGYWGKNLVRNFFELGSLHTICDTEEERLREFASRYPQAGTTQDFSQVLGNEEIRGVAIATPAETHFSLAREALAAGKDVFVEKPLSLRTTEGRELVDLAAQKGAILMVGHILEYHPAIIKLKEMVDGGSLGKINYVYSTRLNLGKFRTEENILWSFAPHDISVILLLLDEMPTHVSAHGGTYLNQKIADVTVTTMTFASGVQSHIFVSWLHPYKEQKLVIVGDKKMAVFDDVVPEDKLLLFNHHIDWVGRVPIPRKEDAEVVRIPEAEPLKAECRHFLDSIESRRQPRTDGNSGLRVLEILECCQRSLEKSGAVISVGRGGFFAHPTALVDGSCQIGEGTRIWHYTHITEGARIGKDCSIGQNVYVGKDVRIGNNVKIQNNVSVFSGVTLEDYVFCGPSMVFTNVLNPRSHISRKHEFRPTLVKKGATIGANATVICGHTIGQYAFVGAGSVVTKDVPPYALVYGNPARVKGWMCECGVDIEFKKGLAICQACGKTYRKDHNRVKPV; encoded by the coding sequence ATGAGGAACATCGCCGTCGTTGGCTGCGGTTACTGGGGAAAGAACCTGGTGAGGAACTTTTTTGAGCTCGGCTCTCTCCACACCATATGCGACACCGAGGAGGAACGGCTCAGGGAGTTTGCTTCCAGGTATCCCCAAGCCGGTACAACACAGGATTTCTCTCAGGTACTCGGCAACGAAGAGATCAGGGGGGTAGCCATTGCCACGCCGGCTGAGACTCATTTCAGCCTGGCCCGTGAGGCCCTCGCTGCCGGAAAGGACGTCTTTGTGGAAAAGCCCCTTTCCCTCAGAACCACAGAGGGCAGGGAACTCGTGGATCTGGCCGCGCAGAAGGGCGCGATTCTCATGGTTGGGCATATCCTGGAATATCACCCGGCTATCATCAAACTGAAAGAGATGGTGGACGGTGGAAGCCTCGGCAAGATCAACTACGTATATTCGACGCGCCTGAATCTTGGGAAATTCCGCACAGAGGAAAACATCCTCTGGAGCTTTGCCCCTCATGACATTTCGGTGATTCTGCTGCTGCTCGACGAGATGCCGACCCACGTCTCGGCTCACGGCGGGACCTATCTGAACCAGAAGATCGCGGATGTGACCGTGACGACCATGACATTTGCCAGTGGTGTCCAGTCGCACATCTTTGTCAGTTGGCTCCACCCTTACAAGGAACAGAAGCTCGTCATAGTGGGCGACAAGAAGATGGCGGTTTTCGACGATGTGGTTCCAGAGGACAAGTTGCTGCTCTTCAATCACCATATAGACTGGGTCGGCCGGGTCCCCATTCCCAGAAAAGAGGATGCCGAGGTGGTCCGGATTCCCGAGGCGGAACCCCTCAAGGCGGAATGCCGGCATTTCCTGGACTCCATTGAGTCACGGCGTCAACCGAGAACAGACGGCAACAGCGGCCTTCGCGTTCTTGAGATCCTGGAGTGCTGCCAGCGATCACTGGAGAAGTCAGGAGCCGTCATCTCTGTCGGAAGGGGAGGGTTTTTCGCACATCCCACGGCGCTCGTGGACGGGAGCTGCCAGATCGGGGAGGGAACGAGAATCTGGCATTATACCCATATCACAGAGGGAGCCCGGATCGGAAAAGACTGCAGCATCGGGCAGAATGTTTACGTGGGTAAGGACGTCCGAATCGGCAACAATGTCAAGATCCAGAACAACGTATCGGTCTTTTCAGGGGTAACCCTTGAGGACTATGTCTTTTGTGGCCCCTCCATGGTGTTCACCAATGTCCTCAACCCGAGAAGCCACATCTCCCGGAAGCACGAATTCCGGCCGACCCTTGTCAAGAAAGGGGCCACTATCGGGGCCAATGCCACGGTCATTTGCGGCCATACCATAGGCCAGTATGCCTTTGTCGGGGCCGGCTCGGTCGTGACAAAGGACGTTCCGCCCTATGCCCTGGTCTACGGCAACCCGGCCAGAGTCAAAGGATGGATGTGCGAGTGTGGCGTTGATATTGAGTTCAAGAAAGGCCTGGCCATCTGTCAGGCCTGTGGGAAGACATACAGGAAGGACCACAACAGGGTCAAACCCGTGTAG
- a CDS encoding ABC transporter substrate-binding protein, whose translation MKRTKPRIYAFSVAASFLVLAFLALAVSSPALAGDRRKKTLVIVSVKEAVTMDPHVSLDGQSPLIWRGVYEPLLNLREDTFEIIPGLAKSWEISPDGRAYTFHLQRGVKFHDGTPCTAATVKFTLERSRSLGKAGSYVLAPVEKIEVLDDLTLRITLKYPVRSFLSAMAGMYTPSFVVNPKLVKAHEIVTEKEGKKVSDWAEKYLYDHAVGTGPYRFVRWDHGQQIVLERFKDYWRGWKDRNFDRIIIKYIQEPATANLMLQRGEADIVIGLPDQMKNDLEKIEGKGIVVYKHPSLETYYIGLNCKKGPTADVRVRKAIAYAFPYQKYVKENLEGHGKQMVGFLPSTFPGFNPNIPTYHYDLEKARKLLAQAGYPNGGFTIKYVWETGYEWKRPVAETLQESLKQLGIKMTIQELNNAAFNALLSNPETAEHAYGVVWWPFVDSPVDYFWSMCHKDAQASGGWNWVYYDNPEVNERIDKLESILDDKEWYDSATRIQQILYDEVPYLCLYETEYRLPMRDNVRGFVYNGLYTDTMTFYDMWKE comes from the coding sequence ATGAAGAGAACCAAGCCGAGAATCTACGCTTTTTCTGTTGCCGCCTCGTTCCTAGTCCTGGCTTTTCTGGCTCTGGCGGTTTCCAGTCCGGCCCTTGCGGGTGATCGGAGGAAGAAGACTCTGGTTATCGTCAGCGTGAAGGAGGCCGTGACCATGGACCCCCATGTTTCCCTGGACGGGCAATCTCCATTGATCTGGAGAGGGGTATACGAACCCCTGCTCAATCTGAGGGAGGACACCTTCGAGATTATCCCGGGATTGGCGAAGAGCTGGGAGATCTCTCCGGACGGTCGGGCATATACGTTCCATCTTCAGCGAGGAGTGAAGTTTCATGACGGGACTCCCTGCACGGCTGCGACCGTGAAGTTCACCCTGGAGAGGAGCAGGTCCTTGGGCAAGGCGGGTTCGTACGTGCTTGCCCCGGTGGAGAAGATAGAGGTTCTGGATGACCTTACCCTTCGGATCACCCTGAAGTATCCGGTCCGCTCTTTCCTGTCGGCAATGGCGGGGATGTATACCCCCTCTTTTGTCGTGAACCCGAAGCTCGTGAAAGCCCACGAAATCGTCACCGAAAAGGAGGGGAAGAAGGTCAGCGACTGGGCGGAGAAATACCTCTATGACCATGCTGTCGGGACCGGGCCCTACCGATTCGTCAGGTGGGATCACGGCCAGCAGATTGTCCTGGAGAGATTTAAGGACTACTGGCGAGGGTGGAAGGATCGGAATTTCGACAGGATCATCATCAAGTACATTCAAGAACCCGCCACTGCCAACCTGATGCTCCAGCGGGGTGAGGCTGACATCGTCATCGGTCTGCCGGACCAGATGAAAAACGATCTGGAGAAGATAGAGGGCAAAGGGATAGTCGTCTACAAGCATCCCTCCTTGGAGACTTACTATATCGGCCTCAACTGCAAGAAAGGCCCTACGGCCGACGTGCGGGTCCGCAAGGCCATCGCCTATGCCTTTCCCTATCAGAAGTACGTGAAAGAAAATCTCGAAGGCCACGGGAAACAGATGGTGGGGTTTCTGCCCAGCACGTTTCCGGGATTCAATCCCAACATCCCCACCTACCACTATGATCTCGAAAAGGCCCGGAAACTCTTGGCCCAGGCCGGATATCCCAATGGTGGATTCACCATCAAGTACGTCTGGGAGACGGGGTATGAGTGGAAGAGACCGGTTGCCGAGACGCTCCAGGAGAGTCTCAAGCAACTGGGGATCAAGATGACGATCCAGGAACTCAACAACGCGGCTTTCAATGCCCTTCTGTCCAATCCCGAGACTGCCGAGCACGCATACGGAGTGGTATGGTGGCCCTTCGTGGATTCTCCTGTCGATTACTTCTGGTCCATGTGCCACAAGGATGCACAGGCCTCGGGCGGATGGAACTGGGTATACTACGACAACCCTGAGGTGAACGAACGGATCGACAAACTCGAGTCGATCCTGGACGACAAGGAGTGGTACGACAGTGCCACCAGGATTCAACAGATCCTCTATGATGAGGTTCCGTATCTCTGCCTCTATGAGACGGAGTACCGGCTTCCCATGAGGGATAACGTGAGAGGATTTGTCTACAACGGGCTCTACACGGATACAATGACCTTCTATGACATGTGGAAGGAATAG